A region from the uncultured Macellibacteroides sp. genome encodes:
- a CDS encoding L-rhamnose mutarotase, translating into MKSNNDRGYISPAYNGAIKRYCQTLDLKNDPELIKNYSYWHSKEHIWPEIPKGIREAGILNMEIYLLGNRLFMIVETPVDFNWDEAFGRLAKMEKQAEWEAFVDKFQQSEAGAASSEKWQRMEQIFQLP; encoded by the coding sequence ATGAAATCCAACAATGATAGGGGCTACATCTCCCCGGCTTACAACGGAGCGATAAAAAGATATTGTCAGACTCTGGATTTAAAAAATGATCCGGAATTAATAAAAAATTATAGTTACTGGCACAGTAAAGAACATATCTGGCCGGAAATTCCGAAAGGCATAAGGGAAGCAGGCATTCTTAATATGGAAATCTATTTATTAGGTAACCGCCTTTTTATGATTGTTGAAACACCTGTTGATTTTAATTGGGACGAAGCCTTCGGCAGATTGGCTAAAATGGAAAAACAAGCTGAGTGGGAAGCTTTCGTGGATAAGTTTCAGCAGAGTGAAGCCGGAGCAGCATCCAGCGAGAAGTGGCAACGCATGGAACAGATCTTTCAATTGCCTTGA
- a CDS encoding DNA recombination protein RmuC produces the protein MINFILIGLLILLIILVLIRTRKESKTEDFDRILNEMQRSFDRIERNFREDFRLNREESRSMTKDIREELAVSMNDFRQTFEKGILSFNQLQREKFSQLDEQQQRMIANTEKRLEDIRVTVDEKLQKTLNERLGQSFRLVSEQLESVQKGLGEMQSLAQDVGGLKRVLSNVKTRGNIGEIQLSMLLEQILAPEQYDSNVHTVKGSAEVVEFAVKLPGKDDMRDFVYLPIDAKFPKDVYEQLLNAYDTADTQAIDAAGKALEATIRKMAKDISEKYLAPPATTDFGIMFLPFEGIYAEVVRRSSLLEELQRTYKVVVTGPTTLAAILNSLQMGFRTLAIQKHSGEVWTILGAVKKEFEKVGGMLEKAQKNIQTASGQLEEVLGTRTRAIQRKLKDVDTLSDRDARAILPEIGSLLAEEEQEELQ, from the coding sequence ATGATAAATTTTATACTAATTGGACTCTTAATTCTTCTTATTATTTTGGTTTTAATTCGCACAAGAAAAGAAAGCAAAACAGAAGATTTCGACCGCATCTTAAATGAAATGCAACGTTCGTTCGACAGGATAGAGCGTAATTTCAGGGAAGACTTTCGCCTCAACAGGGAAGAAAGCCGGTCGATGACAAAAGATATTAGGGAAGAGCTGGCTGTTTCCATGAATGATTTCCGCCAGACATTCGAAAAGGGAATCTTATCTTTTAATCAACTTCAGCGCGAGAAGTTCTCCCAATTGGATGAACAACAGCAGCGAATGATTGCCAACACAGAAAAACGACTAGAAGATATACGGGTTACGGTCGACGAGAAACTTCAAAAAACATTAAACGAACGATTGGGTCAATCGTTCAGACTGGTTTCCGAACAATTGGAGAGTGTACAAAAAGGATTGGGCGAAATGCAGAGCTTAGCGCAGGATGTTGGTGGTTTAAAACGTGTACTTAGTAATGTAAAGACTCGGGGAAATATCGGGGAAATCCAGTTAAGCATGCTTCTCGAGCAAATATTGGCTCCCGAACAGTACGATTCCAATGTACATACGGTAAAAGGATCTGCCGAGGTGGTAGAATTTGCCGTTAAACTGCCGGGCAAAGACGATATGCGTGATTTTGTTTATTTGCCTATTGATGCTAAATTTCCCAAAGATGTGTACGAACAATTACTCAATGCTTACGATACGGCCGATACCCAAGCCATAGATGCTGCGGGAAAAGCGCTGGAAGCAACCATCAGGAAAATGGCAAAAGATATTTCGGAAAAATACCTTGCTCCTCCGGCTACCACCGATTTTGGAATTATGTTCCTTCCCTTCGAAGGAATCTATGCTGAAGTAGTTCGCCGTTCTTCGCTACTTGAAGAGCTGCAAAGAACTTACAAAGTGGTTGTTACCGGCCCCACTACCCTTGCTGCCATTCTGAATAGTTTGCAAATGGGATTCCGCACGTTGGCAATCCAGAAGCATTCGGGCGAAGTCTGGACAATTCTGGGGGCTGTAAAAAAAGAGTTTGAAAAGGTTGGAGGTATGCTGGAAAAGGCACAGAAAAATATCCAGACTGCCAGCGGTCAGCTTGAAGAAGTACTTGGTACACGTACCAGAGCTATCCAACGTAAATTAAAAGATGTGGACACACTAAGCGATCGTGACGCCAGAGCCATATTACCTGAAATAGGATCACTGCTTGCTGAAGAAGAACAGGAGGAATTACAATAA